The Flavivirga eckloniae genomic interval CGATCAGAACCTAAATTGGGGCGATTGGTCTAATACTTTGAACTTTAAAACACAACAAAACTTATCTAAATAAGCAGTAAGATTCTAAAAAAGTATGAGTTTAACAAGAAGACATTTTTTAAAAACAGCGGGCATTTTTACCATATCAACTATGGTAATACCTCTAGAAGGCTGTTTTGGTGCTATAAATTCTAAAATAAGAATTGGATTGGTTACCGATTCTCATTACGCAGACCGGGAACCGAATAACACACGGTATTACAGACAATCTATAGAAAAAATGGATGAATTTATCACGCTCATGAATCTGGAAAAAGTAGATTTTGTTATGCATATGGGAGATTTTAAAGATGAGGATGCAAACAAAAATAAGATAGATACTTTGAAATATTTGCAGGCTATAGAAGCATCATATTCAAAATTTAAGGGACCAAAATACCATTGTGTTGGCAACCATGATGTAGATAGTATAACTAAAGAGGAATTTCTTAACAATATCGATAACACAGGTATACCTAAACATAAAAGCTATTATTCATTTAATCAATCGGGGTTTCATATCGTGGTTTTAGATGCCAATTTTGATAAACAAGGGAACAACCATTTTTTTAAAGAAGGAGCCGATTGGCAGGATACTAATATTCCAAAGATTCAATTAGATTGGTTAAAACAGGATTTAGCAACCAACGATCTTCCTGTTATCGTGTTCTGCCACCATCCGTTGTTCGAATATT includes:
- a CDS encoding metallophosphoesterase family protein, encoding MSLTRRHFLKTAGIFTISTMVIPLEGCFGAINSKIRIGLVTDSHYADREPNNTRYYRQSIEKMDEFITLMNLEKVDFVMHMGDFKDEDANKNKIDTLKYLQAIEASYSKFKGPKYHCVGNHDVDSITKEEFLNNIDNTGIPKHKSYYSFNQSGFHIVVLDANFDKQGNNHFFKEGADWQDTNIPKIQLDWLKQDLATNDLPVIVFCHHPLFEYFRAGKKYHINNYSEVQLILKNSAKVVGVFQGHVHEEKYKEHKGMHFITQLGMVDYSGLENNSFSIVEIDENSIVINGFKRANNYNFPVQ